The DNA region TCAAGAGCCCGGCTCCACGCCCGGCTTCCTCTACCAGCAAAACTCCCTGCGCGACGCCCTCGTCGCCGCGATTAACTTCAACATCTTCCACACCCACGCCGAGCGCGTGACCATGGCCAACATCGCCCAGACCATCAACGTCCTCCAGGCGATGATCCTCACGGATAAAGAGAAGATGATCCTCACGCCGACCTACCACGTCTTCGAGATGTACAAGGTTCACCAAGACGCGACCTTCCTCCCGCTCGAGCTCAAGACGCCCGACTACGCGCTCGGCGAAGAGAAAATCCCGATGGTCAGCGCGACCGCTTCGCGCAACGCCGCCGGCCAGATCCACCTCTCGCTCGCCAACACCAACCCGCGTGAAGCCATCACCGTGACCACCACACTGACCGGTTCCACTGCGAAGAAAGTGACTGGCCGCGTTCTCACCGCTCCGGCGATGGACAGCCACAACACCTTTGCCGCGCCAAACGTCGTCGCTCCGAAATCCTTCGACGGCGCAAAACTCGAAGGCGGCAAACTCACGATCACGCTCCCGGCCAAATCCGTCGTCGCACTCGCCTTGGAATAAATAGCTCAGATGGAGCGTGCCGTCCCGGCGCGCTTTCCTCATCGCGCTCACGCGATGCCTGTCCCTTCAAAACGCGCGGCACACTCCGCGCGTTTTTTATTTTCCGCACTCCGGCACTTCGCCTGCGGAAACGCGGACGGGCGAGAATCGCGGAAAAATTACCATTTCCGTGCTTCCGCTCCTCTGCGTTTCCGCGATTTTCTTTTGGACAACCTTTCCGCCTGCGCCTCGTCAGACCGCCAATCCCGTCTCGCTTATGAAGCTGTCCGCCCGCCTCGCCGCCTCCGTTTTTATTTCGACCCTGGTCTGTGCGCTTCCCGCCGTGTACGCCGCGATCACCGTCACCGGCCTCCGCGTCGAAAATCTCTCCGCCCCCCTCGGCATCGACACCGCCCAGCCCCGCCTCGGTTGGAAACTTGCCTCCGACACCCGCGCCGACACTCAGACCGCCTACCAGATCCTCGTCGCCTCCACCGCCGAGATTCTCTCTTCCGACACCGGCGATCTCTGGGACAGCGCCCGCGTCGAATCGCCCGCGTCGCAATTCATCCCCTACGCAGGCAAGCCGCTCGCGTCATCGCAGCAGGTCTTCTGGAAAGTCCGTGCCTTTGACGCCTCCGGCCAGTCCTCCCTCTACAGTCAGCCCGCTTCCTGGACGATGGGCATCCTCGGCGACAAAAAAAATCCCGGCTGGCAGCCCACCGCCCGCTGGATAACCGACGCCGATCTCCTCACGCGAGCCCGCAAAGCCCTCGGCTACAGCTCCGAGGTGACGACCGACGAAAATGAAAAAAAATGGCTCATCCTCGATCTCGGCAAAAACCAGAAGGTCGATCTCGTCCGTCTCTACGCCGTCCGCCACACCGTCAACGAACGCCTCGGTTATCCGAAACGCCTTAAGGTCGAGCTCGCCAACAACTCGGGGATGCTCGGCGCTACCGTCCTCGCAGACTTCACGAAAGAAGATCTCAACCCATGGCTCACCAAGACCGACATCCCCGCGCCCGAGGGCGGCGCCACCGGCCGCTACCTCCGCATCACAGCGACCAAGCTCCGCTCGTTCGACGATTTCGCCAGCTTCGCCCTCAGCCAGATCGCTGTCTTCTCTGACGGCAAAAATATCGCCGTCGGTGCGAAAGTCACCGCCCTCGATTCCCGCGAAAGCGCCCTCTGGTCCGCCGCCTCCGTCGTCGACGGCCTCGGCGTCCCCGGTGCGAATCCCCGCGCCAACGATGCCATCCTTCTCCGCCGCGAGTTCACCGTGAAGCCCGGCCTCCGCCGCGCCACGCTCCACTTGTCGGGACTCGGCCACTACGAACTCTCCGTCAACGGCACCCGCGCCTCCGACCGCCTGCTCACGCCCGGCTGGACCGAGCCGGCTCAAACGCTTCTCTACGACACGCACGACCTCACCGCGCGCCTCCAGCCCGGCGCCAACGCCCTCGGCCTCACCCTCGCCGGCGGCATGTACAACGTGCAGGAGAGCAAAGGCCGCTACGTGAAATTCGCCTCCGCCTTCCGCCCGCTCACCGCCTTCGGCCAGCTCCGCCTCGACTACGAAGACGGCTCCACCGAGTTCGTAGTCACCGACACCAACTGGAAAGTCGGTCAGGGCCCGCTCATGTTCTCCAACATCTACGGCGGCGAAGACTATGACGCCCGCCGCGAACTCCCCGGCTGGGACAAACCCGGCTTCGACGATTCCGCCTGGAAACCCGCCGCCGAAACCAAATCCCCAGGCGGCGATCTCCTCGGCGCCACCCACGGTTCACCCGCCTTCGCCACCTTCGAAACGTTCAAGCCCGCCTCCGTCAAGGAGCTCAGCCCCGGCGTCGTCATCTACGACTTTGGCCAGAACGTCGCCATGATGCCCCGCCTCAAAGTCCGCGGCCCCGCCGGCTCCATTGTGCGTCTCACGCCATCCGAACTTCTCAAACCCACCGGCGCGCTCGACCGCGGCTCCAGCGCCCACGGCGCCGCGCCCGCTTACTGGGAATACACGCTGCGCGGCGACGCTGACGGCGAAGACCATTTCCCGAAATTCTTCTACCACGGCGCACGTTACCTCCAGGCCGAGCTTCTCGCCCCCGAACTCCCTCCCGGCGTCAGCAACACCGCTCCCGCCGCCCGCCCCGAAATCCTCTCCCTCGAATCCGTTGTAACTCACTCCGACTCTGCTCCCGCCGGCGATTTCGAAACCTCCAATCCTCTCCTTAATCGTATCCGACTTCTGGTGCGATGGGCCCAGCGCAGCAACCTCGCCCACGTCCTCACCGACTGCCCTCACCGCGAACGCCTCGGCTGGCTCGAGCAATACCACCTCAACGGCCCGTCGCTCCGCTACGAGTGGGACGTCACCCAGCTCTACATAAAAACCTTCCGCGACATGGCCGACGCGCAGACTCTCCGCGGCCTCGTCCCGAGCATCTCGCCCGAGTTCATCAAATTCGAAGGCGGCTTTCGCGATTCGCCGGAGTGGGGCGGCTCCGTCGTCCTCGCCGCCTGGCAGCACTATGTCTTCACCGGCGACGACTCTCCGCTCCGCGAAAATTACGACGTGATGAAACGCTACGCCGGCTACCTCGGCTCGCAGGCCAAGGCCCGCATCCTCTCGCACGGCCTCGGCGATTGGTACGACCAGGGCCCCAATCGCCCCGGCAACGCCCAGCTCACGCCCGTCCCGCTCGTCGCCACCGCGCTCTACTTCGAGATCAGCCGCACGCTCGCCCGCATTGCCGAACACCTCGGCAACACCGCCGACGCCACGCGCTACGCCGCTGACGCCGCCGCCATCGCCGACGCCTTCAATAAAAAATTCTTCGACGCCGCGAAACAGTCCTACGCCACCGGCTCGCAAACCGCGCTCGCCCTCCCGCTCGCCCTCGGCCTCGTCCCCGCCGAAAGCCACGACGCCGTCCTCGCTGCCCTCGTCTCCGAAATCCAAGGACGCGGCTACGCCGTCACCGCCGGTGATGTCGGCTATCGCTACGTCCTCCGCGCCCTCGCCGACGCCGGCCGCCACGACGTGATCCTCGCCATGGCCACGCAGGCCGAGAAACCCGGCTACGCCTTCCAACTCGCCAAAGGCGCGACTTCGCTCGTCGAAGCGTGGGACGCCAACACCCACGCCTCCCAAAATCACTTCATGCTCGGTCAGATCATCGAGTGGTTCTACGCCGACCTCGCCGGCATCCGCCCCGATCCCGCCGCGACCGGTTTCAAACGCTTCGCGATCAAGCCCACTCTCGTCAAAGGCCTCAACTGGGTCAGCGCCACGCACGATTCGCCCTATGGACGCATTGAAACCAAATGGACGCGTGAAGGCAGCGTCTTCCTCCTCGATGTCACCGTCCCCGTCGGCACCACCGCCGAAGTTCATATTCCGATCGCCTCCGACGATCTCTCGGCGATCCAGGACAACGGCCGCCCGGTCACTCACCTGACCGACATCAAGCACCTGCGGACTGTAAACAACACAGCAGTCTTCGAAGTAGGCTCAGGGCGCTACAGCTTTTCAGCTCCGGCCATCAAGTGATGCGCCGGCTGCGTTGCTGTCAGCCCCCTCAGTCACTTCATGAAGATCTTGCCCCGGTTAATTGTCAGCGTTGCTCCTTGGTTGTTCTCGGTTCCGGCGCTGGTGGCTGAAACCGTTTCGCCCGCCTCTGCTCAAACGCAGGCATCCGCGCCAGGGAGCGCGTCGCCCCTTCTAAATTCTCCCTCCGTGCTGCCGGGCCGTGGACTCGCGCATCATCCGTTTTTCTACGCCGGTGAGTGGAATCACCCGAACCCGGATCAAACCATGTTCATCGTGCGCGATGGTAAAGTGGTCTGGTCCTACTCGATCAAATTGAAAAGCCCCTCGGGCGGCATCCAGGAATACAGCGATGCCACGATGCTCTCCAACGGCAGCGTCGTCTTCGCGCGCATGTCCGGCGCCACGCTGATTTCCGCCGCGAAGGAAGTACTCTGGAGCTACGATGCGCCCAAAGGCTTCGAGGTCCACGTTGCCCAACCGCTCGGCCTCGACCGCGTGATGATCATACAAAACGGCAACCCCGCCAAAATGATGATCTTCGACCTCACGACCAATACGGTCGAAAAAGAATTCGTCCTCCCCACCGGAAATCCCTCCGCGACGCACGGTCACTTCCGACGCGCCCGTATCACCTCCGCGGGCACGCTTATCGCCTCACACATGGATAACAACAAGGTCGCCGAGTACGACATGACCGGGAAAGAAATTTGGTCTTACGCCGTTCCTTCGCCGTGGGCCGCCGTCCGCCTGAAGACCGGAAACACCCTCCTCACGAGCAACAAAGGTTTCGTGCGCGAAGTGAATCCCAAGGGTGAAACCGTCTGGGAGCTGACGCAGCAGGACGTTCCCGAGATCAGACTCTTCAGTCTTCAAGAAGCGAACCGGCTCGCGAACGGAAACACCGTCATCAGCAACTGGTGCCCCAATGGACTGAAAAATCCGAAAGACTGGCCCACCTCTGTCCAGGTTTTCGAAGTCTCCCCGGACAAGAAGCTCGTCTGGGCTTTGCGCGAATGGACCGAGCCCGCCAACCTTGGCCCCGCGACCGTGATCCAGCTTCTCGACGAACCTGGCATTCCCGAAAACGGCGATCACCAGCGCTAACGTTTTTCTCCAAAAGCCCCGCTGCATTTTTTCGCTCATGAACTACCTCCGACTTTCTGCCCGTCTTGCCGCCGTCGCACTCTCAGCAGTCTCAGCGCTATTAGCCACCGAAACCAAAACCCTCCCGCTCTCCGGCCTCGGCGAACCCGGCGAGAAACCTGTCTTCTGGGATTTCAAAATCGATAACGGCCGCCGCTCCGGCGAATGGACCACTATCCGCGTTCCCTCGTGCTGGGAGACGGAAGGCTTCGGCACGTTTTACTACGGCATTCAAGGTCGCGGGAAACCCGATACCGATCCGATCATCCCGAAAGAGCAGGGGACTTATCGCACCAAGTTCACCGTCCCCGCCGACTGGATGGGCAGCGCCATCCGCATCGTCTTCGAAGCCGCGATGACCGACACCACCGTCACCATCAACGGCCAGCCCGCCGGCCCCACGCACCAAGGCGGCTTCTACCGCTTTCACTACGACATCACTTCGCTCGTGAAGATCGGCGCCGAAAACACCCTCGAAGTTCTCGTCGCCAAAGAGTCGTCCAACACCTCCGTCAACCGCGCCGAACGCCGCGGCGACTACTGGACCTTCGGCGGCATCTACCGCCCCGTCTGGCTCGAAGCGCGCCCGCAGCAACACATCGAATGGACCGCCATCGACGCCCGCGCGGACGGCAGTTTCTCAGCGCATGTTCATCTGGGCGCTCCGCTGCCTGAAAAGGACATTTCGTATGTGATTGCCGAAGTCATCGATGCGAATGATCGGCCTGTCGGTGAGCGTTTGACGGCTCGTTTCGATGCAGGGCGTCAGACAGCGATTATTCGCGGCAAATTCGAAAATCCCAAAACGTGGACGGCTGAGACACCCCACCTGTATCGCGTCCGTTTCATGTTCGCACGGGCATCAGATGGACATTCATCAAATCCTGAAAGGTCCCGCGCATTCACTGGTATCGATCACACCGTCACCGAGCGCTTCGGCTTCCGCACTTTCGAAGTCCGCAAAAACGACGGCCTCTACCTCAACGGCACCAAGATCGTCATGAAGGGCGTCAACCGCCACTGCTTCTGGCCCGAGACCGGCCGCACCGTCACCCGCGAGCAAAGCTACGCTGACGCCCGCCTCATCAAGGCCGCCAACATGAACGCCGTCCGCATGGCCCACTATCCGCCCGACCGCCACTTCCTCGAAGCCTGCGACGAACTCGGCCTCTACGTCCTCGACGAACTCGCCGGCTGGCAGGGATTTTATGATACACCGACCGGCGCGCGCCTCATCGGCCAGATCGTCCGCCGCGACGTGAACCACCCGAGCATTCTCTTTTGGGACAACGGCAACGAAGGCGGCTGGAACACCGAAAACGACGGCGAGTTCGCCAAATGGGACCCGCAAAACCGCCCCGTCCTCCACCCGTGGGCCGTCCACTCCGACATCAACACCGACCACTACGAAAAATACGCGAGCACCGTGAAGCTCAGCGCCGGCCCGCAGATCTTCATGCCGACGGAATTTCTCCACGGCCTCTACGACGGCGGCATCGGCGCCGGCTTCCGCGATTACTGGGACGTCATGGGCAAAAGCCCGACCGTCGCCGGCGGCTTTTTCTGGGTCTGGTCCGACGAAGGCGTCCTCCGCACTGACCAAGGCGGCCGCATCGATAACTTTGGCAACAACGCCCCCGACGGCATGGTCGGCCCTCACCGCGAACTCGAAGGCAGCTACCACGCCGTGAAAGAAATCTGGTCACCGGTTCAGGTGAAGCTGCCGGCGAAGTGGCCCAAGGAGTTCGATGGCCGCGTCGAGGTGGAAAACCATTTCAACTTCACGAATCTGGCCGAGTGTCGGTTTGAAATTCGATGGGTGACGTTCGGCCCTTGGGGCAAAAAGGAGACCCGCGAATCCGCAGGCCCTGAAGTGAAGGCGATTGTTCTTCCCTCGCCTGACGTTCCTCCCGGTAAAACGGGCACACTGGTGATTCCTGCCGTTCCTCAAGATCGCTTGGTCGAAGCGCTACGATTGACCGCATTTGATCCGCAAGGCCGCGAGCTTTGGAGCTGGGTGTCTGAGATCAATCCGCCCGACTATGCTACGGTTTCCCTCGAAGGTCCCGCGTTTTCCGTACGCGAATCGATAGACGAACTGACGGTGAGTGTTTCGTCGCGGACATTCACATTTGATCGTGCGACTGGCTTGCTGAAATCGGTGGAGATCGACGGCAAGATGATCCCGCTGACCGGGGGTCCCCGGTTTTTTGCGCTACGGCGCAAAGACCGGACATTTGTGGATATAGCGCCCCCGGTCATGAAGCTGAAAGGCCTTACGACGATGCATGGCGATGATGTGGTTGGTGTCGGTGTCTTGGTATCTTACGATGAGCCGTCGCTTCAGGTAGAATGGGCGCTAACCCCTGATGGGGAAATTCACTTAAATTATGCCTATCTCTTAGAGGGTGAGTTCGACGTCGCCGGCATCCGCTTCGACCTCGCGGATAGCACGCTCAAATCAAAGCGCTGGCTCGGCCGTGGCCCGTACCGCGTCTGGCAAAACCGCCAGGAAGGCGGTGTCTTCGATCTTCACGAAGTGGCGTTCAATAATCCGATTCCCGGACAAACCTACGCGTATCCAGAATTCAAAGGCTTCTTCCGCGACTGGCGCTGGCTCACGCT from Nibricoccus aquaticus includes:
- a CDS encoding family 78 glycoside hydrolase catalytic domain, translated to MKLSARLAASVFISTLVCALPAVYAAITVTGLRVENLSAPLGIDTAQPRLGWKLASDTRADTQTAYQILVASTAEILSSDTGDLWDSARVESPASQFIPYAGKPLASSQQVFWKVRAFDASGQSSLYSQPASWTMGILGDKKNPGWQPTARWITDADLLTRARKALGYSSEVTTDENEKKWLILDLGKNQKVDLVRLYAVRHTVNERLGYPKRLKVELANNSGMLGATVLADFTKEDLNPWLTKTDIPAPEGGATGRYLRITATKLRSFDDFASFALSQIAVFSDGKNIAVGAKVTALDSRESALWSAASVVDGLGVPGANPRANDAILLRREFTVKPGLRRATLHLSGLGHYELSVNGTRASDRLLTPGWTEPAQTLLYDTHDLTARLQPGANALGLTLAGGMYNVQESKGRYVKFASAFRPLTAFGQLRLDYEDGSTEFVVTDTNWKVGQGPLMFSNIYGGEDYDARRELPGWDKPGFDDSAWKPAAETKSPGGDLLGATHGSPAFATFETFKPASVKELSPGVVIYDFGQNVAMMPRLKVRGPAGSIVRLTPSELLKPTGALDRGSSAHGAAPAYWEYTLRGDADGEDHFPKFFYHGARYLQAELLAPELPPGVSNTAPAARPEILSLESVVTHSDSAPAGDFETSNPLLNRIRLLVRWAQRSNLAHVLTDCPHRERLGWLEQYHLNGPSLRYEWDVTQLYIKTFRDMADAQTLRGLVPSISPEFIKFEGGFRDSPEWGGSVVLAAWQHYVFTGDDSPLRENYDVMKRYAGYLGSQAKARILSHGLGDWYDQGPNRPGNAQLTPVPLVATALYFEISRTLARIAEHLGNTADATRYAADAAAIADAFNKKFFDAAKQSYATGSQTALALPLALGLVPAESHDAVLAALVSEIQGRGYAVTAGDVGYRYVLRALADAGRHDVILAMATQAEKPGYAFQLAKGATSLVEAWDANTHASQNHFMLGQIIEWFYADLAGIRPDPAATGFKRFAIKPTLVKGLNWVSATHDSPYGRIETKWTREGSVFLLDVTVPVGTTAEVHIPIASDDLSAIQDNGRPVTHLTDIKHLRTVNNTAVFEVGSGRYSFSAPAIK
- a CDS encoding PQQ-binding-like beta-propeller repeat protein — protein: MLPGRGLAHHPFFYAGEWNHPNPDQTMFIVRDGKVVWSYSIKLKSPSGGIQEYSDATMLSNGSVVFARMSGATLISAAKEVLWSYDAPKGFEVHVAQPLGLDRVMIIQNGNPAKMMIFDLTTNTVEKEFVLPTGNPSATHGHFRRARITSAGTLIASHMDNNKVAEYDMTGKEIWSYAVPSPWAAVRLKTGNTLLTSNKGFVREVNPKGETVWELTQQDVPEIRLFSLQEANRLANGNTVISNWCPNGLKNPKDWPTSVQVFEVSPDKKLVWALREWTEPANLGPATVIQLLDEPGIPENGDHQR
- a CDS encoding glycoside hydrolase family 2 TIM barrel-domain containing protein; amino-acid sequence: MNYLRLSARLAAVALSAVSALLATETKTLPLSGLGEPGEKPVFWDFKIDNGRRSGEWTTIRVPSCWETEGFGTFYYGIQGRGKPDTDPIIPKEQGTYRTKFTVPADWMGSAIRIVFEAAMTDTTVTINGQPAGPTHQGGFYRFHYDITSLVKIGAENTLEVLVAKESSNTSVNRAERRGDYWTFGGIYRPVWLEARPQQHIEWTAIDARADGSFSAHVHLGAPLPEKDISYVIAEVIDANDRPVGERLTARFDAGRQTAIIRGKFENPKTWTAETPHLYRVRFMFARASDGHSSNPERSRAFTGIDHTVTERFGFRTFEVRKNDGLYLNGTKIVMKGVNRHCFWPETGRTVTREQSYADARLIKAANMNAVRMAHYPPDRHFLEACDELGLYVLDELAGWQGFYDTPTGARLIGQIVRRDVNHPSILFWDNGNEGGWNTENDGEFAKWDPQNRPVLHPWAVHSDINTDHYEKYASTVKLSAGPQIFMPTEFLHGLYDGGIGAGFRDYWDVMGKSPTVAGGFFWVWSDEGVLRTDQGGRIDNFGNNAPDGMVGPHRELEGSYHAVKEIWSPVQVKLPAKWPKEFDGRVEVENHFNFTNLAECRFEIRWVTFGPWGKKETRESAGPEVKAIVLPSPDVPPGKTGTLVIPAVPQDRLVEALRLTAFDPQGRELWSWVSEINPPDYATVSLEGPAFSVRESIDELTVSVSSRTFTFDRATGLLKSVEIDGKMIPLTGGPRFFALRRKDRTFVDIAPPVMKLKGLTTMHGDDVVGVGVLVSYDEPSLQVEWALTPDGEIHLNYAYLLEGEFDVAGIRFDLADSTLKSKRWLGRGPYRVWQNRQEGGVFDLHEVAFNNPIPGQTYAYPEFKGFFRDWRWLTLETTAGRITVENASDTVPFFALGKIKSGEKDLITDWPDMGLAFLHAIPAIGTKFDFPELLGPQSQPAKLNGVQRGTLIFRFETE